The Stenotrophomonas maltophilia genome includes a region encoding these proteins:
- the erpA gene encoding iron-sulfur cluster insertion protein ErpA, giving the protein MSTLVSLPGATPAAAPDYQSLERPLNFTESAAAKVKSLIQEEGNPDLALRVYIEGGGCSGFQYGFEFDENRAEDDLAVQTSGVTLLVDPLSLQYLMGAEVDYTESLTGAQFVIRNPNAKTTCGCGSSFSM; this is encoded by the coding sequence ATGAGCACGCTAGTCTCCCTGCCCGGCGCCACCCCGGCCGCCGCGCCCGATTACCAGTCGCTGGAGCGCCCGCTGAACTTCACCGAGTCGGCGGCCGCCAAGGTCAAATCCCTGATCCAGGAAGAGGGCAACCCCGACCTGGCCCTGCGCGTGTACATCGAAGGTGGTGGCTGTTCGGGCTTCCAGTACGGGTTCGAGTTCGACGAGAACCGTGCCGAGGACGATCTGGCGGTACAGACCAGCGGGGTGACCCTGCTGGTCGACCCGTTGAGCCTGCAGTACCTGATGGGCGCCGAGGTGGACTACACCGAGAGCCTGACCGGTGCACAGTTCGTGATCCGCAACCCGAACGCAAAGACCACCTGCGGCTGCGGCAGCAGCTTCAGCATGTAG
- a CDS encoding bactofilin family protein, translating into MFGSSKSNREGQLVVDALIGNQVVIRGDVEFSGGLYVEGRIHGKVIAAEGASGATLTVAEHGVIEGEIRAQVVVISGRLDGDVHASEKVELTPSARVNGNVHYQVVEMNAGAQLNGRLIHASAPMAALPAPEADEANGGKGDTAARRKLAEAMA; encoded by the coding sequence ATGTTCGGAAGCAGCAAATCCAACCGTGAAGGCCAGCTGGTGGTGGATGCCCTGATCGGCAACCAGGTGGTGATCCGCGGTGATGTGGAATTCAGTGGTGGCCTGTACGTGGAAGGCCGCATCCATGGCAAGGTGATCGCCGCCGAAGGCGCCAGTGGCGCGACCCTGACGGTCGCCGAGCATGGCGTGATCGAGGGCGAGATCCGTGCCCAGGTGGTGGTCATCAGTGGCCGCCTGGACGGCGACGTGCACGCCAGCGAGAAAGTCGAACTGACCCCGAGCGCGCGGGTCAACGGCAACGTCCATTACCAGGTGGTGGAGATGAATGCGGGCGCCCAGCTGAACGGCCGCCTGATCCATGCCAGCGCCCCGATGGCCGCCCTGCCGGCCCCGGAAGCTGATGAGGCCAATGGCGGCAAGGGTGACACCGCCGCGCGCCGCAAGCTGGCCGAGGCGATGGCTTGA
- a CDS encoding DUF6776 family protein, which translates to MTNRPPMRVQVRLPGAPQPPADRRRLLVIGGIWLLSLVLAVLGGCWMATPRDAQGQRLQAAEKRAETLQAQLTELRQKQATLEASDRISRAANTEVQSSLAERDEEIAGLRADVAFYERLVGSTSQRKGLNTHSIEFSPEAAGTWQYTAVLTQNLNRGAISQGQMRFTVEGVKNGKLATISWDDLHQRSKVPGQDYSFRYFQQLTGSVMLPADFTPQRVRVTLGSGTGGTTQVFDWKQAGAPASKGE; encoded by the coding sequence ATGACCAACCGTCCTCCCATGCGCGTGCAGGTCCGCCTGCCCGGCGCGCCGCAACCGCCGGCCGACCGCCGCCGCCTGCTGGTGATCGGCGGCATCTGGCTGCTCAGCCTGGTGCTGGCGGTGCTCGGCGGCTGCTGGATGGCCACCCCGCGCGATGCGCAGGGCCAGCGCCTGCAGGCCGCCGAGAAGCGTGCCGAGACGCTGCAGGCGCAGCTGACCGAACTGCGCCAGAAGCAGGCCACGCTGGAAGCCTCCGACCGCATCAGCCGCGCCGCCAACACCGAGGTGCAGTCCTCGCTGGCCGAGCGCGATGAGGAAATCGCCGGCCTGCGTGCCGACGTTGCCTTCTATGAGCGCCTGGTGGGTTCGACCAGCCAGCGCAAGGGCCTGAACACCCATTCGATCGAGTTCAGCCCGGAAGCGGCCGGCACCTGGCAGTACACCGCGGTGCTGACCCAGAACCTCAACCGCGGCGCCATCAGCCAGGGGCAGATGCGCTTCACCGTGGAAGGCGTCAAGAACGGCAAGCTGGCCACGATCAGCTGGGATGATCTGCACCAGCGCAGCAAGGTACCGGGACAGGATTACTCGTTCCGGTACTTCCAGCAGCTCACCGGCAGCGTGATGCTGCCGGCTGACTTCACCCCGCAACGCGTGCGGGTGACATTGGGGAGTGGTACGGGGGGTACCACCCAGGTATTCGACTGGAAACAGGCCGGTGCGCCGGCCAGCAAAGGGGAGTAG
- a CDS encoding DUF4126 domain-containing protein, translating to MTEAHLFVIGILLAWLAGIRVYLTVFGVGLAGLLGWVDLPPALQATESWWVLGTSAALAVTEFFADKIPGVDSAWDLVQTLARVPAGAFLAAATLSPDGQLGTGALAAGAGVALASHGLKAGTRALLNTSPEPASNWVASAAEDTVVVGGLALALAHPWIALIVVLACSLAGALLVWLVWRTLWKGVRWLARSASPDSPRQPGTG from the coding sequence ATGACCGAAGCCCACCTGTTCGTGATCGGCATCCTGCTGGCCTGGCTGGCCGGGATCCGCGTCTACCTCACCGTATTCGGTGTCGGCCTGGCCGGCCTGCTCGGCTGGGTCGACCTGCCACCGGCTCTGCAGGCCACTGAATCGTGGTGGGTGCTGGGCACCTCGGCGGCGCTGGCGGTGACCGAATTCTTCGCCGACAAGATTCCCGGCGTCGACTCGGCGTGGGATCTGGTGCAGACCCTGGCACGTGTACCCGCAGGTGCCTTCCTTGCCGCAGCCACGCTGTCGCCGGATGGGCAGCTGGGCACCGGCGCACTTGCTGCCGGTGCAGGTGTCGCGCTGGCCAGCCACGGCCTGAAGGCAGGCACCCGCGCCCTGCTCAATACCTCGCCCGAGCCTGCCAGCAACTGGGTGGCCTCCGCCGCCGAGGACACCGTGGTGGTCGGTGGCCTGGCCCTGGCCCTGGCACACCCGTGGATCGCGCTGATCGTGGTGCTGGCCTGCAGCCTGGCGGGTGCGCTGCTGGTGTGGCTGGTCTGGCGCACCCTGTGGAAGGGCGTGCGCTGGCTGGCACGCAGTGCGTCGCCCGACAGTCCACGCCAGCCCGGCACCGGTTGA
- a CDS encoding EAL domain-containing protein, giving the protein MAANESPAGARPGRAETPPADHWQRWTAEPASAVAAAPAAVPPLAASDAPASIGSAPPPLPGPSLLAEAGGNDPAPLHSDSPYRVLIVEDDRAQALFAQSVLHGAGMQAIVHSDADGALQAIKEHRPDLILMDLHLPGLDGMRLTALIRQQPGLQLLPIVFLSGDPDPERQFEVLDSGADDYLSKPIRPRHLIAAVANRIRRARAQAATLPGVSGTPATSNPETGLPTRHHVLQQLNAALAHRDQGGVLFVEISSALGLRERYGYAAFERLMVQAGQRLAEAGHPHLLARLNDNSFLLLARNVSEDSLEGIAAALREQLSARAFVIRDDESVHLRGVVGYAPLSPGFDDANSALEAVERTTLQARLLSAGVAGHVHRDVTSEQEHLALLEGQLELAYQPIAAVAGGNTAQYQLLLRLRQADGTLLAAGQVIPAAEAAGRIADLDQQVMDHALGLLDLYRHATQPLNLFVSQSLRTLQRDAFADWLLESLQQRDLPGSALVIDVRLPDALIHTVPLQQFCQRMAGAGVRFCLSQFEPGGEADALLTQLPLSFVRMAARFSSSHSNPATREELRRAIERAHAAGQQIIGQQIEDPQAAAAMWVGGVDYIPGNMVQSAGSDLNFDFHNAVL; this is encoded by the coding sequence ATGGCCGCAAACGAATCCCCCGCGGGCGCCCGCCCGGGACGCGCTGAAACCCCTCCGGCCGATCATTGGCAACGCTGGACCGCTGAACCGGCGAGCGCCGTCGCCGCAGCGCCGGCAGCGGTTCCGCCGCTGGCCGCCTCCGACGCACCCGCATCGATCGGCAGCGCACCGCCGCCGCTGCCCGGCCCATCCCTGCTGGCCGAGGCCGGCGGCAATGACCCGGCACCGCTGCACTCCGATTCACCCTACCGCGTGCTGATCGTCGAGGATGATCGCGCCCAGGCACTGTTCGCACAGAGCGTGCTGCATGGCGCCGGCATGCAGGCGATCGTGCACAGCGATGCCGACGGTGCGCTGCAGGCGATCAAGGAACATCGCCCCGACCTGATCCTGATGGACCTGCACCTGCCCGGTCTGGACGGCATGCGCCTGACCGCGCTGATCCGCCAGCAGCCCGGCCTGCAGCTGCTGCCCATCGTGTTCCTCAGCGGCGACCCGGACCCGGAACGCCAGTTCGAGGTGCTCGACAGTGGCGCCGACGACTACCTGAGCAAGCCGATCCGACCGCGCCACCTGATCGCTGCCGTGGCCAACCGCATCCGCCGCGCGCGGGCGCAGGCCGCAACCCTGCCCGGCGTATCCGGCACCCCGGCCACCAGCAATCCGGAAACCGGGCTGCCGACGCGGCATCACGTGTTGCAGCAGCTCAACGCCGCGCTCGCCCACCGCGACCAGGGCGGCGTGCTGTTCGTCGAGATATCCAGCGCACTGGGCCTGCGCGAGCGCTATGGCTATGCCGCCTTCGAGCGCCTGATGGTGCAGGCCGGGCAACGCCTGGCAGAAGCCGGCCACCCGCACCTGCTGGCGCGCCTGAACGACAACAGCTTCCTGCTGCTTGCGCGCAATGTCAGCGAGGACAGCCTGGAAGGCATTGCCGCTGCGCTGCGCGAGCAGTTGTCGGCGCGGGCCTTCGTGATCCGCGATGACGAATCGGTGCATCTGCGGGGCGTGGTCGGCTATGCACCGCTGTCGCCGGGCTTCGACGATGCCAACAGCGCGCTGGAGGCAGTCGAGCGCACCACCCTGCAGGCACGGTTGCTCAGCGCCGGCGTGGCCGGCCACGTGCACCGCGACGTGACCAGCGAGCAGGAACACCTGGCACTGCTGGAAGGCCAGCTTGAGCTGGCCTACCAGCCGATCGCCGCCGTCGCCGGCGGCAACACCGCGCAGTACCAGCTGCTGCTGCGCCTTCGCCAGGCCGACGGTACGCTGCTGGCGGCAGGCCAGGTGATTCCTGCCGCAGAGGCTGCCGGGCGCATCGCCGATCTCGACCAGCAGGTGATGGACCATGCACTGGGCCTTCTCGACCTTTACCGGCACGCGACGCAACCACTGAACCTGTTCGTTTCGCAGTCGCTGCGCACCCTGCAACGCGATGCGTTCGCGGATTGGCTGCTGGAATCGCTGCAGCAGCGCGACCTGCCCGGCAGCGCGCTGGTGATCGACGTCCGCCTGCCCGACGCGCTGATCCATACCGTGCCGCTACAGCAGTTCTGCCAGCGCATGGCCGGCGCCGGCGTGCGCTTCTGCCTGAGCCAGTTCGAACCCGGGGGCGAAGCCGATGCGCTGCTGACCCAGCTGCCGTTGTCGTTCGTGCGCATGGCCGCGCGCTTCTCCAGCAGTCATTCCAATCCGGCCACGCGCGAAGAGCTGCGCCGGGCAATCGAGCGGGCGCACGCCGCCGGGCAGCAGATCATCGGCCAGCAGATCGAAGATCCGCAGGCCGCCGCCGCGATGTGGGTGGGCGGTGTCGACTACATCCCGGGCAACATGGTGCAGTCGGCCGGCAGCGATCTGAACTTCGACTTCCACAACGCGGTGCTCTGA
- a CDS encoding ATP-binding protein, whose protein sequence is MPMWVALLVALAAASITALLLGLRLRARNRALAQLQRERSLLAAERDQLRRTTERQGQLEQQLLQAKQAAEAAVLAKGEFLATMSHEIRTPLNGILPMLELIARGPLGEDQRQMLATASASSQQLLRIVDDILDYSRLEAQALELEITSFNLRDLLDGVVQLMQRAADAKGLSLGLQLDPSVRLPVRGDPVRLRQVLSNLLANAIKFTARGQVQLRVQRLGEGPAQHQLRFEIIDTGIGIDEALQARLFQSFSQADASTTRIYGGTGLGLAICKRIIDLMHGRIGVQSTPGQGATFWFEIPLLKVPGDLPAMARTPDSLLLFSSDAILQARIERIAAHHGLLVHALAQFDAVVERLRAVPRPGQPAPAWLLVDARARRIGEATLQQALAERGEDDGLQVLWLQDDALPPRPRQRQLPSHFDDAGLHALLAAPVAHARPAALLANAGQGQPTLPPLHLRVLLVEDNTVNRMVAEQLLRVFQCEVRNAADGEQALLALREGDVDVVLMDCQMPVLDGYAATRRWRAEEVENGRPRLPIIAMTANAMAGDRERCLQAGMDDYLSKPIARGTLHALLQRWGGGKAASPVRPSIEPSHARLTADSRRAPSAEHGSALQDDDSRVGSKPQPVLDRDVLDELHAVIGESAIQIVSVFLEDAPAMVQQLQQAAQNGDEPRLQAVAHSLKSSSANVGALSLSSVAQRIEHEARSGSLQRPAVAVALLVAEFARARVALTGYLAQHRAGQAG, encoded by the coding sequence GTGCCGATGTGGGTCGCGCTGCTGGTTGCCCTTGCTGCGGCCTCCATCACCGCGCTGCTGTTGGGCCTGCGGCTGCGCGCGCGCAACCGGGCACTGGCCCAGCTGCAACGCGAGCGCAGCCTGCTGGCCGCCGAACGTGACCAGCTGCGCCGCACCACCGAACGACAGGGGCAGCTGGAACAGCAGCTGCTGCAGGCCAAGCAGGCCGCCGAGGCGGCGGTGCTGGCCAAGGGTGAGTTCCTGGCCACGATGAGCCACGAGATCCGTACGCCGCTCAACGGCATCCTGCCGATGCTGGAGCTGATCGCACGCGGCCCGCTGGGCGAGGACCAGCGGCAGATGCTGGCCACCGCCTCGGCCAGCTCGCAGCAGCTGCTGCGCATCGTCGACGACATCCTCGACTACTCGCGGCTGGAAGCGCAGGCGCTGGAACTGGAGATCACCAGCTTCAACCTGCGCGACCTGCTCGATGGCGTGGTGCAGCTGATGCAGCGCGCCGCCGACGCCAAGGGCCTGTCGCTGGGGCTGCAGCTGGACCCGTCGGTGCGCCTGCCGGTGCGTGGCGATCCGGTACGCCTGCGCCAGGTGTTGAGCAACCTGCTGGCCAACGCGATCAAGTTCACCGCGCGCGGCCAGGTACAGCTGCGCGTGCAGCGCCTGGGCGAAGGTCCCGCACAGCACCAGCTGCGCTTCGAGATCATCGACACCGGCATCGGCATCGACGAGGCACTGCAGGCGCGCCTGTTCCAGTCCTTCAGCCAGGCCGATGCCTCAACGACCCGCATCTACGGTGGCACCGGCCTGGGCCTGGCGATCTGCAAGCGCATCATCGACCTGATGCACGGACGCATCGGCGTGCAGTCCACGCCCGGCCAGGGCGCCACGTTCTGGTTCGAGATCCCGTTGTTGAAGGTGCCCGGCGACCTGCCGGCCATGGCGCGCACGCCAGACTCGCTGCTGCTGTTCAGTAGCGATGCCATCCTGCAGGCACGCATCGAGCGCATCGCGGCCCATCATGGACTGCTGGTGCACGCCCTGGCGCAGTTCGATGCCGTGGTCGAGCGCCTGCGCGCGGTGCCGAGGCCGGGGCAACCGGCACCGGCGTGGCTGCTGGTCGATGCACGTGCGCGCCGCATCGGTGAAGCGACGCTGCAACAGGCGTTGGCCGAACGTGGCGAAGACGACGGGCTGCAGGTGCTGTGGCTGCAGGACGATGCCCTTCCGCCACGCCCACGCCAGCGGCAGCTACCCTCGCATTTCGACGACGCTGGGCTGCATGCACTGCTGGCTGCACCGGTTGCGCATGCGCGCCCTGCCGCGCTGCTGGCCAACGCCGGACAGGGCCAGCCCACGCTGCCGCCGCTGCACCTGCGCGTGCTGCTGGTGGAGGACAACACGGTCAACCGCATGGTGGCCGAGCAGCTGCTGCGCGTGTTCCAGTGCGAAGTGCGCAACGCCGCCGATGGCGAGCAAGCGTTGCTTGCCCTGCGCGAAGGCGACGTGGATGTGGTGCTGATGGATTGCCAGATGCCGGTGCTGGACGGCTATGCCGCCACCCGCCGCTGGCGCGCCGAGGAAGTGGAAAACGGGCGCCCGCGCCTGCCGATCATCGCGATGACCGCCAATGCCATGGCCGGTGACCGCGAGCGCTGCCTGCAGGCCGGCATGGACGACTATCTGTCCAAGCCGATTGCACGCGGCACCCTGCATGCGCTGCTGCAGCGCTGGGGCGGCGGCAAAGCCGCATCACCTGTACGGCCTTCGATAGAGCCGAGCCATGCCCGGCTGACGGCCGATAGCCGTCGCGCTCCATCAGCCGAGCATGGCTCGGCTCTGCAGGACGATGACAGCCGAGTCGGCTCCAAGCCGCAGCCGGTGCTGGACCGCGACGTGCTGGACGAACTGCATGCAGTGATCGGGGAGAGCGCCATCCAGATCGTCTCGGTGTTCCTGGAGGATGCGCCGGCAATGGTGCAGCAGCTGCAGCAGGCCGCGCAGAACGGCGACGAGCCTCGCCTGCAGGCCGTCGCGCACAGCCTCAAGTCATCCAGCGCGAACGTGGGCGCACTGTCGCTGTCGTCAGTCGCGCAGCGCATCGAGCACGAAGCCCGCAGCGGCAGCCTGCAGCGCCCCGCAGTAGCGGTGGCGCTGCTGGTTGCGGAATTCGCCCGAGCGCGCGTAGCGCTGACGGGCTACCTGGCACAGCATCGCGCCGGCCAGGCCGGCTGA
- the bfr gene encoding bacterioferritin — MKGDTKVIEFLNKVLYNELTAINQYFLHAKMLKNWGIKELAEHEYKESIDEMKHADMLADRILFLEGLPNFQALGKLRIGENPTEILQCDLSLERDGVVTLREAVAYADSVGDYVSRQLFVKILDSEEEHIDWLETQLDLIERIGEPKYLLSKLEE; from the coding sequence ATGAAGGGCGACACCAAGGTCATCGAATTCCTCAACAAGGTCCTCTACAACGAGCTGACCGCGATCAACCAGTACTTCCTGCATGCCAAGATGCTGAAGAACTGGGGCATCAAGGAACTGGCCGAACACGAGTACAAGGAGTCGATCGACGAGATGAAGCATGCCGACATGCTCGCCGACCGCATCCTGTTCCTCGAAGGCCTGCCGAACTTCCAGGCGCTGGGCAAGCTGCGCATTGGTGAGAACCCGACCGAGATCCTGCAGTGTGACCTGTCGTTGGAACGCGATGGCGTGGTCACCCTGCGCGAGGCCGTGGCGTATGCCGATTCGGTCGGCGACTACGTCAGCCGCCAGCTGTTCGTGAAGATCCTCGATTCGGAAGAAGAGCACATCGACTGGCTGGAAACCCAGCTCGACCTGATCGAGCGCATCGGTGAACCGAAGTACCTGCTGAGCAAGCTGGAAGAGTGA
- a CDS encoding (2Fe-2S)-binding protein, whose protein sequence is MYVCICNGVTDHQIREAASHGVSTVAELTMRTGCGATCGSCLDMAGDLLAKARATHDLPLPVLGLAQVA, encoded by the coding sequence GTGTACGTCTGCATCTGCAACGGAGTCACCGACCACCAGATCCGCGAAGCCGCCAGCCATGGCGTCAGTACGGTGGCCGAACTGACCATGCGTACCGGCTGTGGCGCTACCTGCGGTTCCTGCCTGGACATGGCCGGCGATCTGCTGGCCAAGGCGCGTGCCACCCACGATCTGCCGCTGCCGGTATTGGGTCTGGCCCAGGTCGCTTGA
- a CDS encoding RNA pyrophosphohydrolase, translating to MIDPDGYRPNVGIVLMRQDGQVFWARRVRRDGWQFPQGGMNTDETPVEAMYRELQEETGLLPEHVEVLGATPGWLRYKLPARAIRRNERQVCIGQKQVWFLLRLTGDESHVKLDHTDSPEFDHWRWVDFWYPVEHVVMFKRGVYARALRHLAPLARGVAGQGVTAMPKSAAEAWMPGHNAGHDRPRKRPRTRGYWPKKATGDGPAS from the coding sequence GTGATCGATCCGGACGGCTATCGACCGAACGTCGGCATCGTGCTGATGCGGCAGGACGGCCAGGTGTTCTGGGCACGACGCGTGCGCCGGGACGGCTGGCAGTTCCCGCAGGGTGGCATGAACACCGACGAGACGCCTGTCGAGGCCATGTATCGTGAACTGCAGGAAGAGACCGGCCTGCTGCCCGAGCATGTGGAAGTGCTCGGGGCGACGCCCGGCTGGCTGCGCTACAAGCTGCCGGCGCGGGCCATCCGCCGCAATGAGCGGCAGGTCTGCATCGGCCAGAAGCAGGTCTGGTTCCTGCTGCGCCTGACCGGCGACGAATCCCACGTGAAGCTGGACCACACCGACTCGCCCGAGTTCGACCACTGGCGCTGGGTGGACTTCTGGTACCCGGTGGAGCATGTGGTGATGTTCAAGCGTGGCGTCTATGCGCGTGCGTTGCGACATCTGGCGCCGCTGGCCCGCGGGGTGGCCGGGCAGGGGGTTACCGCCATGCCCAAGAGCGCCGCCGAAGCCTGGATGCCTGGCCATAACGCCGGGCACGACCGCCCACGCAAGCGCCCTCGGACCCGCGGCTACTGGCCGAAGAAGGCCACGGGCGATGGCCCGGCCAGCTGA
- the rpsI gene encoding 30S ribosomal protein S9, giving the protein MAITQNYGTGRRKSSTARVFLRKGSGNITVNGRPLDEFFGRETARMIVRQPLELTKNTESFDILVTAAGGGTTGQAGAIRLGIARALVEYDETLKSELRKAGFMTRDAREVERKKVGLHKARRATQFSKR; this is encoded by the coding sequence ATGGCTATCACTCAAAACTACGGCACTGGCCGCCGCAAGTCCTCCACCGCTCGCGTGTTCCTGCGCAAGGGTTCGGGCAACATCACCGTCAATGGCCGTCCGCTGGACGAGTTCTTCGGTCGTGAGACCGCGCGCATGATCGTGCGCCAGCCGCTCGAGCTGACCAAGAACACCGAGAGCTTCGACATCCTGGTCACCGCCGCTGGCGGTGGCACCACCGGCCAGGCCGGTGCGATCCGTCTGGGCATCGCCCGTGCTCTGGTCGAGTACGACGAAACCCTGAAGTCCGAGCTGCGCAAGGCTGGCTTCATGACCCGTGACGCCCGTGAAGTCGAGCGTAAGAAGGTCGGTCTGCACAAGGCCCGCCGCGCCACCCAGTTCTCCAAGCGCTGA
- the rplM gene encoding 50S ribosomal protein L13: MSTFTAKNETVQRDWYLVDAEGKTLGRLATELARRLRGKHKPVYTPHVDTGDYLVVINAEKIAVTGKKLQDKMYHRFTGYIGNLKTESLAQALERHPERVIEIAVKGMLPKGPLGRQMYRKLKVYAGTEHPHAAQQPQVLDI, from the coding sequence ATGAGCACTTTCACTGCCAAGAACGAGACCGTCCAGCGCGACTGGTACCTCGTCGACGCCGAGGGCAAGACCCTGGGCCGTCTCGCCACCGAGCTGGCCCGCCGTCTGCGTGGCAAGCACAAGCCGGTCTACACCCCGCACGTTGATACCGGCGACTACCTGGTCGTCATCAATGCAGAAAAGATTGCCGTCACCGGCAAGAAGCTGCAGGACAAGATGTATCACCGTTTCACCGGTTACATCGGCAACCTGAAGACCGAGTCCCTGGCCCAGGCGCTGGAGCGCCACCCGGAGCGCGTGATCGAGATCGCCGTCAAGGGCATGCTGCCGAAGGGCCCGCTGGGTCGCCAGATGTACCGCAAGCTCAAGGTCTACGCTGGCACTGAGCATCCGCACGCCGCACAGCAGCCGCAGGTTCTGGATATCTAA
- the coq7 gene encoding 2-polyprenyl-3-methyl-6-methoxy-1,4-benzoquinone monooxygenase — protein sequence MTVLRHTTPLDHLLTEAQRALDTVFGNPPAARPYPATDTGEPGMDSAERRHAAGLMRINHVGEVCAQGLYFGQAAVARDPATREHLLEAAQEETDHLAWCATRLAELDSRPSLFNPLWYAGSYTIGTLAGLRGDGWNLGFVVETERQVEAHLDEHLVDLPAGDLRSRAVIAVMKEDEARHADHAEQAGARRLPFPIPGVMALASRVMKTIAYRI from the coding sequence ATGACCGTGCTCCGCCACACCACTCCGCTGGACCACCTGCTGACCGAGGCGCAGCGCGCCCTGGACACAGTGTTCGGCAATCCGCCGGCGGCCCGCCCCTACCCCGCCACGGACACCGGCGAGCCCGGCATGGACAGCGCCGAGCGGCGTCATGCCGCAGGCCTGATGCGGATCAACCACGTCGGCGAGGTCTGCGCGCAGGGCCTGTACTTCGGCCAGGCCGCCGTGGCGCGCGACCCGGCCACGCGGGAACACCTGCTGGAAGCGGCGCAGGAAGAAACCGACCACCTGGCCTGGTGCGCCACCCGGCTGGCCGAACTGGACAGCCGTCCGAGCCTGTTCAACCCGCTCTGGTACGCCGGCAGCTACACCATCGGCACCCTGGCCGGGCTGCGCGGCGACGGCTGGAACCTGGGCTTCGTGGTCGAGACCGAGCGCCAGGTGGAGGCCCACCTGGACGAGCACCTGGTCGACCTGCCGGCCGGCGACCTGCGCAGCCGCGCGGTCATCGCGGTGATGAAGGAAGACGAGGCCCGCCATGCGGACCACGCCGAGCAGGCCGGCGCTCGCCGCCTGCCGTTCCCGATCCCGGGCGTGATGGCACTGGCCTCCAGGGTGATGAAGACCATCGCCTACCGCATTTGA
- a CDS encoding DMT family transporter has product MPWIYLLLAGLFEIGFALGMKYSEGFSKPLPTAATVVSALISLYLMSQAMKSIPVGTAYAIWTGIGAMGVAVLGIYLFNDSASPARLACVGLIVAGVIGLKLVSPN; this is encoded by the coding sequence ATGCCCTGGATCTACCTGCTGCTGGCCGGCCTGTTCGAGATCGGTTTCGCCCTCGGAATGAAGTACTCCGAAGGCTTCAGCAAACCCCTGCCCACCGCTGCCACGGTGGTATCCGCGCTGATCAGCCTGTACCTGATGAGCCAGGCGATGAAGAGCATCCCGGTCGGCACGGCCTACGCGATCTGGACCGGTATCGGTGCCATGGGCGTGGCGGTGCTGGGCATCTACCTGTTCAACGACAGCGCATCGCCGGCCCGCCTGGCCTGCGTGGGCCTGATCGTGGCTGGTGTGATCGGCCTGAAGCTGGTCTCGCCGAACTGA
- the speD gene encoding adenosylmethionine decarboxylase produces the protein MVKPLPRLRLQGFNNLTKALSFNIYDVCYARTEEERQRYIEYIDEEYNADRLTQILTDVAEIIGANILNVARQDYDPQGASVTILISEEPVIDKKLAGKELISDAVVAHMDKSHITVHTYPETHPQEGIATFRADIDVATCGVISPLKALNYLIESLESDIVIMDYRVRGFTRDVKGKKHFIDHKINSIQNFLAKNIKSRYEMFDVNVYQENIFHTKMHLKDFDLDQYLFEEKAKNLSFKERMKIEALLKREIEELFHGRNLSE, from the coding sequence GTGGTCAAGCCGTTGCCTCGCCTGAGGCTGCAGGGTTTCAACAACCTCACCAAGGCGCTGAGCTTCAACATCTATGACGTGTGTTACGCGCGCACCGAAGAGGAGCGTCAGCGTTACATTGAATACATCGATGAAGAGTACAACGCCGACAGGCTGACTCAAATCTTGACCGATGTCGCCGAGATCATCGGCGCCAACATCCTGAACGTGGCCCGCCAGGACTACGACCCGCAGGGTGCCTCGGTGACCATCCTGATCTCCGAAGAACCGGTGATCGACAAGAAGCTGGCCGGCAAGGAGCTGATCTCCGACGCCGTGGTCGCGCACATGGACAAGAGCCACATCACTGTCCACACCTACCCGGAAACCCATCCGCAGGAAGGTATCGCGACGTTCCGCGCGGACATCGACGTGGCCACCTGTGGCGTCATTTCCCCGCTGAAGGCCCTGAACTACCTGATCGAGAGCCTTGAGTCGGACATCGTGATCATGGACTACCGCGTCCGTGGCTTCACCCGCGATGTGAAGGGCAAGAAGCACTTCATCGACCACAAGATCAACTCGATCCAGAACTTCCTGGCCAAGAACATCAAGTCGCGTTACGAGATGTTCGACGTCAACGTCTACCAGGAAAACATCTTCCACACGAAGATGCACCTGAAGGACTTCGACCTGGACCAGTACCTGTTCGAGGAAAAGGCCAAGAACCTGTCGTTCAAGGAACGCATGAAGATCGAAGCGCTGCTCAAGCGCGAGATCGAAGAGCTGTTCCACGGCCGCAACCTGTCCGAGTAA